From the Ipomoea triloba cultivar NCNSP0323 chromosome 8, ASM357664v1 genome, the window tggtaaaattttttatttgcataGAGCACAAAGTCAACATTACAGTCGAAAACCTAGCAtagttttaattaaattaaaatagttaaatataaTTCAAGGACATTTAGGTCCTCCTTCTTCGGTCTTCCAATCGTTATAGCAGGAACAACATTCCTTGTTTCCATAAGTACCAGGTGGGACACAATGGCACCAGTCACAGCACATGTTGCAGAACTCCAAACAGCTCTCCTGGTGAGATGTTGCTGAACATCTCCTATTGCATTCACTTCCACATTcttccaaaaacaaaacaaaaccccaaaaaacattaataaaattgTAGTAGTACTCCAATTTATAACTACATGGTAATTTGTGATTAAAATTCACTAATAAACTGTTATTTTTAAAAGGGCGAGTCCCATGAAACCGTCTCgcagatccttattcgtgagaatGATTAAGTCaatatagaaatgtaatacttatgctggaaaaatataatactaattaggaataaattgtttgttatttaaaaaaaattataatatttttaaataatcaaaatgtaatatatatttagagtTTGAAGTCTTGAAGAGATTGTTATTACTAAAGAAAGTCTAATACTTATGAAGAAAAATGAGATACTTTtgatataaaaatgtaatacttttaaatcaacatGTAATATTAGGGGTTAAAGAGTTGTTGTCGCTgatgaggaaaaatataatatttatgagcgataatgtaatatttatgaaaaattctaCCCGTCTCATAGatgagatccgtgagacggtcttataggagatttttttattttaaaatatttatgataatGGATGGAcccaaaaaaattgaatatgcTTCCATAAAAGTTATGAgtccaaaaaataattattaaatgtaCAAAGTGACATATATTACTTCATAGACGAACTACTTACGATCTGCGGACACAGGGCAAGTGGTCGGACCAACAGGGGGTTTTGAGACGAGTATTGCATCAAAATCTGGTCCTGCCTGTTTGTTTTCACAAgtttaaattgaaaattaattcaAACTAAAAGATAATGAcaaatgattatatttttttcaacttaTTTTGTGGGTAGATTTGATTAGTAAGGGTTTATTCAAATGATATGCAactcaattttaaatattaaataattaaataaaaacttaCCATTGAAATGTCAAAAACTGCCAATGATGCAACGAAGAAGAGGGTGAAAGTATATTGAATTCTTGAAGAAACGGCCATAGTTTTTGAGTGTTCTCACTtcactctttctttcttttccttttggtATAGGGGAAAGAATTATGTGAGTAACCCAACAACAATATGtctttatagaaaaaaaaattgttgtgatTCGGTATGCAGTatttaagggaaaaagaaaaaagaatagttgAAAATctccacaaaaaattaaataaaaattactttttaaattcacattaaatataattgtataattaacaACTTAGAAATTATAACATAGTCAACAAACCCTTAATTTAAGtaacaaaggattattttggtTAGTAACTTTTTCAGTAATTTTTAAAGATTACACCCGAATTCAACAATCCTTGCAATCTGGTATTATGTTATCAACTATGCAAAATTTACACAATTTAATACTATGTCATTGCCATTGTTAAAACCCCATTTAATTCAAGGTCAAAACATAATCTAACATGTTGATATGCAAAAAGGTCTGTAATTTCGCCATAATTTCTGCAATGGtcattaattacaaattctaCCAAATTATGTCATTGATTATGCAAACCTCAGCCATAAAagtttgtaattaattattacaaatattacaaACTGTTATATCTTGTTTGGTTTGAGGGAATTTGAGTTTCTCTCCACCAATTTTGAAGGTAAGCAAATTTCTTAATTCGAAAGAAGATTGTAATTCCCTGATTTTCACGTAATTAGAATCTCATTCCTTTCCCTAGTATTTTTGCCGCatatttggttcacggaatgaatttagAGGGAATAAGAATGTTATTCCACAGAGAATGGAAtatgtaaggaatagaatatgaattgtattctattattTTGTTCGCTGATGACAAGGCGTTTGGTTAGATGGAATGAATTAAGTGGAAAAGAATTGCAGTTCCatgagaaaagaataatgcgggaataaagtggagtttaaattccagtgtttggtttgcaaaaataaaattactggaAATTTCAATTCCGCCAATGTTttgtatacatgggaattgagagggaataagtagtataaagtccaaaatgcccattgttgttgttgttgttgttattattattattattattattattattattattattattattattattatttatcattgacaaattaattcataaatt encodes:
- the LOC116026876 gene encoding gibberellin-regulated protein 5-like, which gives rise to MAVSSRIQYTFTLFFVASLAVFDISMAGPDFDAILVSKPPVGPTTCPVSADQCGSECNRRCSATSHQESCLEFCNMCCDWCHCVPPGTYGNKECCSCYNDWKTEEGGPKCP